The Tepidibacter aestuarii genome contains a region encoding:
- a CDS encoding cobyrinate a,c-diamide synthase, giving the protein MNKILIAGTSSGVGKTTVSMGIMSALKNRNLKVQPYKVGPDYIDTSYHTYITKRNSRNLDSFMLGDEKIKHLYLKNSKDADISVIEGVMGLYDGFGIDINSCTSSYTSKILKAPVILVIDGKSMATSAAAMVLGYKSLDKDINLRGVIINNIASKSHFEIVKRAIEKYTDVEVLGYIPRNIEFSLPSRHLGLIPTIEMKELEQKFSDLAQIIEEHIDLDRLIEISKSEDVVSSFKYDLPRFENITIAIPYDKAFNFYYWDNIDMLKDMGVTIKTFSPLNDKYLPECDGIYIGGGFPEIFAKELEENKSIREDIKRYHDNNKPIYAECGGLMYLGESIVDKDNEEYKMVGILKGKSEMTKSLRRFGYAKGCALIDTTISKKEDMVFGHEFHHSEFITNEKCAYKVTKERDSKIIKEWMGGYQKKNTLATYLHTHFYSNLNIPINFLNKVVENK; this is encoded by the coding sequence TTGAATAAGATATTGATTGCAGGAACTAGTAGTGGCGTTGGTAAAACTACTGTTTCAATGGGGATAATGTCAGCTTTGAAAAATAGAAATCTAAAAGTGCAGCCTTATAAGGTAGGTCCCGATTATATAGATACTTCGTATCATACTTATATAACTAAGCGAAACTCTAGAAATTTAGATTCTTTTATGCTAGGTGATGAGAAAATAAAGCATTTATATCTAAAAAATTCTAAGGATGCAGATATTTCTGTAATAGAAGGAGTTATGGGACTTTATGATGGATTTGGAATAGACATAAATTCTTGTACAAGCTCATACACTTCGAAAATACTTAAAGCTCCTGTTATATTAGTTATAGACGGTAAGAGTATGGCTACATCTGCAGCAGCCATGGTTTTAGGATATAAAAGTTTAGATAAAGACATTAATTTAAGAGGAGTTATAATAAATAATATAGCATCTAAAAGTCACTTTGAGATAGTTAAACGAGCTATCGAAAAGTATACAGACGTTGAAGTTCTTGGATATATTCCAAGAAATATAGAATTTTCCCTTCCCTCCCGACATCTAGGACTAATACCCACAATTGAAATGAAAGAATTAGAACAAAAATTTAGCGATTTAGCACAAATAATAGAAGAACATATAGATCTGGATAGATTAATAGAAATATCAAAATCAGAAGATGTAGTATCAAGCTTTAAGTATGATTTACCTAGGTTTGAAAATATAACAATAGCTATACCGTATGATAAGGCATTTAATTTTTATTACTGGGATAATATAGATATGCTAAAGGATATGGGGGTTACTATAAAGACATTTAGTCCTTTAAATGACAAATATTTACCTGAGTGCGATGGAATATACATAGGTGGTGGATTTCCAGAAATATTTGCAAAAGAACTAGAGGAAAATAAGTCTATAAGAGAAGATATAAAAAGGTATCATGATAATAATAAGCCTATATATGCTGAATGCGGAGGGCTTATGTATTTAGGTGAGAGCATAGTAGATAAAGATAATGAAGAATACAAAATGGTTGGAATATTAAAAGGTAAAAGTGAGATGACAAAATCGCTTAGAAGATTTGGTTATGCAAAAGGATGTGCGTTAATAGATACTACTATATCTAAAAAGGAAGATATGGTTTTTGGACATGAATTTCATCATTCTGAGTTTATAACTAATGAAAAATGTGCTTATAAGGTAACAAAGGAGAGAGACTCTAAAATAATAAAAGAGTGGATGGGTGGATATCAAAAGAAGAATACATTAGCAACTTATTTACATACTCATTTTTACAGTAATTTAAATATTCCTATAAACTTCTTAAATAAGGTGGTAGAAAACAAATGA
- the cbiB gene encoding adenosylcobinamide-phosphate synthase CbiB produces the protein MNIVSIYTGYVLDIIFGDPYSLPHPVIYIGKFINYIEKVIRRIFKTEKSLKIGGFFLNFIVVITTYFVTDLIIKASFNINYYLYLVVNSFIIYTIFATKCLKDEAVKIYKVLKEDDIVKARKQLSFIVGRDTQNLSKEEIIRATVETVAENTVDGIIAPMMYIFIGGAPLGMMYKAVNTLDSMVGYKNDKYMNLGFASAKIDDLFNFIPARITACIMAIASLFLGFDFKRSIKVFIRDRKNHKSPNCAYPEGAVAGALNIQLGGTNIYFGKEVYKPTIGDKLRNIEPEDILKTNRIMYLTSILTLIIFTFIQEVI, from the coding sequence ATGAATATAGTATCAATTTATACTGGATATGTACTAGATATCATATTTGGAGATCCTTATAGTCTACCACACCCTGTTATATACATAGGAAAATTCATAAATTATATAGAAAAAGTTATAAGAAGGATATTTAAAACTGAAAAAAGCCTTAAAATAGGAGGATTCTTTTTAAACTTTATAGTAGTAATTACAACTTATTTTGTAACAGACTTAATTATAAAAGCATCTTTTAATATAAACTATTACTTATACTTAGTTGTAAATTCATTTATTATATACACTATATTTGCTACAAAATGTTTAAAAGATGAAGCTGTTAAAATTTATAAGGTATTAAAGGAAGATGATATAGTAAAGGCTAGAAAACAGTTGTCATTTATAGTTGGAAGAGATACTCAAAACTTATCTAAAGAGGAAATTATAAGAGCCACTGTTGAAACTGTCGCAGAAAATACAGTAGATGGAATAATAGCACCTATGATGTATATATTCATAGGTGGTGCACCTCTTGGGATGATGTATAAGGCTGTTAACACTTTAGACTCTATGGTGGGTTACAAAAATGATAAGTATATGAATTTAGGCTTTGCATCTGCTAAGATTGATGATCTATTTAATTTTATACCAGCTAGAATTACAGCTTGTATAATGGCTATTGCTTCTTTATTTTTAGGATTTGACTTTAAAAGAAGCATCAAAGTATTTATAAGAGATAGAAAGAATCATAAGAGCCCAAATTGTGCATATCCAGAAGGGGCTGTAGCTGGAGCACTTAATATACAGCTTGGTGGGACTAATATATACTTTGGTAAAGAAGTGTACAAGCCTACTATAGGAGACAAGTTGAGAAATATAGAACCAGAAGATATATTAAAAACCAATAGAATAATGTACTTAACTTCAATTTTAACCTTAATAATTTTTACTTTTATACAGGAGGTTATATGA
- a CDS encoding ECF transporter S component, with the protein MKKLVKISMLIALSFIGSLIKIPGTSIAFDSMPAYFAALSISPLAGGIVGVLGHAITAYLSGFPLTIVIHSIIGVQMFLFVFIFGYVYKFTQIIVPIIFGVLLNGVVAPLILIPVIGFKMSVGFIIPLSIVSFANIYLAYILYKSLNKRYRKGVFTR; encoded by the coding sequence ATGAAAAAATTGGTCAAGATTTCAATGCTAATAGCTTTAAGTTTTATAGGGTCATTAATTAAAATACCAGGAACATCTATAGCGTTTGATTCTATGCCAGCTTATTTTGCAGCTTTATCTATATCTCCTTTAGCTGGAGGAATAGTGGGTGTTTTAGGACATGCGATTACAGCATATTTGAGTGGGTTTCCGCTTACAATTGTTATACATAGTATAATCGGAGTTCAAATGTTTTTATTTGTATTTATATTTGGATATGTATATAAGTTTACGCAAATTATTGTGCCTATAATTTTTGGAGTTCTTTTAAACGGAGTTGTAGCACCTCTTATATTAATTCCAGTAATAGGATTTAAGATGAGTGTAGGATTTATAATTCCTTTATCTATAGTTTCGTTCGCCAATATATATTTAGCATATATTTTATATAAGTCATTAAATAAAAGATATAGAAAAGGGGTATTTACTAGATGA
- a CDS encoding pyridoxal phosphate-dependent aminotransferase, whose amino-acid sequence MIKLGHGADVNQMISKYNKSENILDFSSNINPYKPENIEEYVLEGLKNSIKYPDIEYLKLRKNISSYLNLNYEYIVPGNGASEIIYMIMKVLNGRLAILNPTFSEYERAAFINNLDVVDLYLNEDFKVDIGSIEKDIDKFDFLFVCNPNNPSGNVQNLIELLDLLQKHDKIMILDETFMEFVHDSDEYSLVKYIDTYSNLFIIKAVTKFFGLPGVRLGYGITSNKDIIHSIWSIKEPWTVNAFAENICKYIFKDTNYIRKTKDYFKEEISYMLKELNKIEDIECFHTDTNFILLKLEKYDSKYIKEKLFINKDILIRDASNFKGLDKKYIRVAVKKREENERLITALREIMGV is encoded by the coding sequence ATGATAAAGCTTGGGCATGGTGCAGATGTCAATCAGATGATAAGTAAGTACAATAAAAGTGAAAATATATTAGATTTTAGCTCTAATATAAATCCATATAAACCTGAAAATATAGAAGAATATGTACTCGAAGGGTTGAAAAATAGCATAAAATATCCAGATATAGAGTATTTAAAACTTAGAAAGAATATATCTTCTTATTTAAATTTAAACTATGAATATATAGTACCTGGAAATGGTGCCAGTGAGATAATATATATGATTATGAAGGTATTAAATGGAAGGCTAGCTATTTTAAATCCCACATTTTCAGAATATGAAAGGGCTGCTTTTATAAATAATTTAGATGTAGTAGATTTATATTTAAATGAAGATTTTAAAGTAGATATAGGAAGTATAGAGAAAGATATAGATAAATTCGATTTTTTATTTGTATGCAATCCAAACAATCCAAGTGGAAATGTTCAAAATCTTATAGAACTACTAGATTTATTACAAAAGCACGATAAAATTATGATACTTGATGAAACTTTTATGGAGTTTGTACATGATAGTGATGAATACTCACTAGTCAAATATATAGATACGTACAGTAATTTATTTATTATAAAGGCTGTTACTAAGTTTTTTGGGCTTCCTGGAGTAAGACTTGGTTATGGAATAACTAGTAATAAAGATATAATCCACAGTATATGGAGTATCAAGGAGCCTTGGACTGTAAATGCATTTGCTGAAAATATATGTAAATATATATTTAAAGATACAAATTATATAAGAAAAACGAAGGATTATTTTAAAGAAGAGATAAGTTATATGTTAAAAGAGTTAAATAAGATAGAAGATATAGAATGCTTCCATACAGATACAAACTTTATATTATTAAAATTAGAAAAGTATGATTCAAAATACATTAAAGAAAAACTATTTATAAATAAAGATATATTAATAAGAGATGCATCCAATTTTAAGGGATTAGATAAAAAATATATAAGAGTTGCAGTTAAAAAAAGAGAAGAGAACGAAAGGTTAATAACTGCATTGAGAGAAATAATGGGGGTATAG
- a CDS encoding GHMP family kinase ATP-binding protein, producing MKHYGICPGSCGEFIQGMIKDKEYLVSYAVNMYSRADIHETTKNINKGPFKSRRALETVFEHFGLSKDDTKNISLRIKSNIPLGKGMASSTADIGATIRATLSFLNKDITDKEISKIAATIEPTDSIYIKNNCIFDPLKGEIFKRLGYIDGIKILTLEPDERLNTQHIRKRQDYFIKKKTNEEKLKYAFDILEKGFENKDLSLVGKAATISSILNENIHKKEGLSEIIKISEDYGAYGVNIAHSGTVVGIILDKDMDETKLKEKLIMNKINKKYKKIYCLNVIRAGLRGGSYEVHKKSK from the coding sequence ATGAAACACTATGGAATTTGCCCAGGCTCATGTGGAGAATTTATCCAGGGTATGATAAAGGACAAAGAATATTTAGTATCTTATGCTGTAAATATGTATTCAAGGGCTGATATTCATGAGACGACTAAGAATATAAATAAGGGCCCTTTTAAATCTAGAAGAGCTTTAGAAACAGTATTTGAACATTTTGGTCTTAGCAAAGATGATACTAAAAATATATCTTTAAGAATAAAAAGTAATATTCCTTTAGGTAAAGGCATGGCAAGCTCTACAGCTGATATAGGAGCTACTATAAGAGCAACACTTAGCTTTTTAAATAAAGATATAACAGATAAGGAAATATCAAAAATTGCAGCAACAATTGAGCCTACAGATTCTATATACATAAAAAACAACTGTATTTTTGATCCATTAAAAGGTGAAATATTTAAGCGATTAGGTTATATAGATGGAATAAAAATACTAACTCTTGAGCCTGATGAGAGATTAAATACTCAACATATAAGAAAGAGGCAGGATTATTTCATCAAAAAAAAGACGAATGAGGAAAAGTTAAAATATGCTTTTGATATATTAGAAAAAGGATTTGAAAATAAGGATTTAAGCTTAGTTGGAAAAGCTGCAACTATAAGTTCTATACTAAATGAAAACATACACAAAAAGGAAGGCTTGAGCGAAATAATAAAAATAAGCGAAGATTATGGAGCATATGGTGTAAATATAGCTCATAGTGGAACTGTTGTAGGAATAATACTAGATAAAGATATGGATGAAACTAAGCTTAAAGAAAAATTGATTATGAATAAAATAAATAAAAAATATAAAAAAATATACTGTTTAAATGTTATAAGAGCAGGATTAAGGGGAGGGTCATATGAAGTACATAAAAAATCCAAGTGA
- a CDS encoding cobalt-precorrin-8 methylmutase: protein MKYIKNPSEIEVKSFEIIQGIIDEIRPGYEFKNEIEEKIIKRCIHTTADFEYLDILKISDNAVDKLIDALKSGATIYTDTNMALSGINKRKLKALGCEIKCFVADEEVAKIAKEKKITRSMAAVEKAASEEGRKIFVMGNAPTALYKVMEMKEEGKLNPDAIIGVPVGFVGAAESKDDLEKSDNEYILSKGRKGGSNLAAAIVNAVLYSI from the coding sequence ATGAAGTACATAAAAAATCCAAGTGAGATAGAGGTTAAGAGTTTTGAAATAATACAAGGTATAATCGATGAGATTAGACCAGGCTATGAGTTTAAGAATGAAATAGAAGAAAAGATAATAAAAAGATGTATACATACAACAGCTGATTTTGAATACTTAGACATACTTAAGATATCTGATAATGCGGTTGATAAATTAATAGATGCCTTAAAATCTGGTGCAACTATATATACAGATACAAATATGGCTTTATCTGGAATAAACAAGAGAAAGTTAAAGGCGCTAGGTTGTGAAATAAAGTGCTTTGTTGCAGATGAAGAAGTTGCAAAGATTGCAAAAGAAAAGAAGATAACAAGGTCAATGGCAGCTGTAGAAAAAGCTGCTAGTGAAGAGGGAAGAAAGATATTTGTAATGGGAAATGCTCCTACTGCTCTTTATAAAGTAATGGAAATGAAGGAAGAAGGAAAATTAAACCCAGATGCAATTATAGGCGTTCCTGTGGGATTTGTTGGAGCTGCTGAATCTAAGGATGATCTTGAAAAAAGCGATAATGAATATATATTATCTAAGGGAAGAAAAGGTGGAAGTAATTTAGCTGCTGCTATAGTTAATGCAGTACTTTATAGTATATAG
- the cbiD gene encoding cobalt-precorrin-5B (C(1))-methyltransferase CbiD yields the protein MEKYVYIDGKKYRRGYTTGSTATGAAKAAAFMALKGEKVDSIQIDTPKGIRLDLKVENQEVVQDYAVASVKKDGGDDKDATHNLDIFAKVTINNTGSINIDGGIGVGRVTKKGLNIAIGNAAINKVPMQMIEKEVREVVGDLGADILIYIPRGKEIAKKTFNPRLGIEGGISIIGTTGIVEPMSEEGWKKSLSIELGMKRKQGIKNIILVPGNHGENFVKDILNIDSNYVVRTSNFIGYMIKEAERFGFEKILMVGHLGKFVKLAGGIFHTHSKMADCRMEILITHLSLMGADISVLKEIYNCPTTEAAIDIISENGYEEVYDIIANKGRDKIIQRLDNDIEVEIMIFSMELDMLGKSEGADNLLEVFE from the coding sequence ATGGAAAAGTATGTTTATATAGATGGGAAGAAGTATAGAAGGGGTTATACTACTGGATCTACTGCTACAGGTGCAGCTAAAGCTGCGGCTTTTATGGCGTTAAAAGGAGAAAAGGTAGATAGCATTCAGATAGATACACCTAAAGGGATAAGGCTAGATTTAAAGGTTGAGAATCAGGAAGTAGTACAAGATTATGCTGTGGCTTCTGTCAAGAAAGATGGGGGAGATGACAAGGATGCTACTCATAATTTAGATATATTTGCAAAGGTTACTATAAATAATACTGGAAGTATTAATATAGATGGTGGTATTGGTGTTGGAAGGGTAACTAAGAAAGGTCTTAATATTGCTATTGGAAATGCTGCTATTAATAAGGTTCCTATGCAGATGATAGAAAAGGAAGTTAGGGAAGTTGTAGGGGATTTAGGAGCAGATATTTTGATCTATATTCCAAGAGGTAAGGAAATTGCTAAGAAGACTTTTAATCCAAGGCTTGGAATAGAAGGCGGTATATCTATAATAGGAACTACTGGTATTGTAGAGCCTATGTCTGAGGAAGGTTGGAAGAAGTCTCTTTCTATTGAGCTGGGGATGAAAAGGAAGCAGGGAATTAAAAATATTATACTCGTTCCAGGAAATCATGGAGAGAATTTCGTAAAAGATATTTTAAATATTGATTCTAATTATGTTGTTAGAACTAGTAATTTCATAGGATATATGATAAAGGAAGCTGAAAGGTTTGGGTTTGAAAAGATACTTATGGTAGGTCATTTAGGTAAGTTTGTAAAACTAGCTGGTGGTATTTTTCATACTCACAGTAAGATGGCTGATTGTAGGATGGAGATACTTATAACTCATTTGTCTTTAATGGGTGCTGATATAAGTGTTTTAAAAGAAATATATAATTGTCCAACTACAGAGGCTGCAATAGATATAATATCTGAGAATGGATATGAAGAAGTATACGATATTATAGCAAATAAAGGAAGAGATAAGATTATTCAAAGGCTAGATAATGACATTGAGGTTGAGATTATGATATTTTCTATGGAACTTGATATGCTTGGAAAAAGTGAGGGTGCAGATAATCTGTTGGAGGTATTTGAATGA
- a CDS encoding cobalt-precorrin-7 (C(5))-methyltransferase, which produces MINIIGIGPGNLNYLTKIGENVVHKSDVLIGGTRNLNSFNDFNGEKIEIKGSLKKIIDYINENKDKNISIIASGDPSIYGIGKYMVSELGSENVNIVSGISSIQYIFSRISMDMNDIYISSCHGKQPDFDYILSHKKVALVTDNIIGPKEIAKEIIKRKLNKAMVVGENLSYENEKITIGSCEDIMNLDKFDMNVVVIYDEG; this is translated from the coding sequence ATGATAAACATAATTGGGATAGGTCCTGGAAATTTAAATTACCTGACTAAGATAGGTGAGAATGTAGTACATAAAAGTGATGTATTAATAGGTGGAACGAGGAATTTAAATAGTTTCAATGATTTTAATGGAGAAAAGATAGAGATAAAGGGAAGCCTTAAAAAAATTATAGATTATATAAATGAGAATAAGGATAAAAACATATCGATAATAGCCTCCGGTGATCCTAGTATATATGGAATAGGAAAGTATATGGTTAGTGAGCTTGGAAGCGAAAATGTAAATATAGTATCGGGAATAAGCTCTATCCAGTATATTTTTTCAAGAATTAGTATGGATATGAATGATATATATATAAGTAGTTGCCATGGCAAACAACCCGATTTTGATTATATATTATCTCACAAAAAAGTTGCTTTAGTCACAGATAATATAATTGGTCCAAAGGAAATTGCTAAAGAGATAATAAAAAGAAAATTAAATAAGGCTATGGTAGTAGGGGAGAACCTTTCTTACGAAAATGAGAAAATAACTATAGGCTCTTGTGAAGATATAATGAATTTAGACAAATTTGATATGAATGTAGTGGTGATATACGATGAAGGATAG
- a CDS encoding decarboxylating cobalt-precorrin-6B (C(15))-methyltransferase, translating into MTKEEIRTISISKLNLKNCSTFLDVGGGTGSISIQASLENKGLEVFTIERNEEAVELIHENIDKFNINNIKVIKDYAPVDCFDKKIDAAFIGGSGGNLEDIIIWLKKLLNKDGILVINCIILQTLNESLKILEQQGFEDIECVQACVSRLEKLGKGNYFKPLNPTYIISCKRGR; encoded by the coding sequence ATGACTAAAGAAGAAATAAGGACTATATCTATAAGTAAACTAAATTTAAAGAACTGCAGTACATTCCTAGATGTAGGTGGGGGAACAGGAAGCATAAGTATACAAGCATCTTTAGAGAATAAAGGTTTAGAAGTATTTACTATAGAGCGGAATGAAGAGGCAGTTGAGCTCATACATGAAAATATTGATAAATTCAATATAAATAATATAAAAGTTATAAAAGACTACGCACCAGTAGATTGCTTTGATAAAAAAATAGATGCAGCTTTCATAGGAGGCAGTGGTGGCAATCTAGAAGATATAATAATATGGCTTAAAAAACTATTGAATAAAGATGGTATCTTAGTCATCAACTGTATAATACTTCAAACACTTAATGAGTCTTTAAAAATACTTGAACAACAAGGTTTTGAAGATATAGAATGTGTACAAGCTTGTGTATCAAGGCTTGAAAAATTAGGTAAAGGAAATTATTTCAAGCCTTTAAATCCAACATATATAATTTCATGTAAAAGGGGTAGATAA
- a CDS encoding cobalt-precorrin-4 methyltransferase, translated as MMKIHFVGAGPGDKELITLKGYKLLSEADVVIYAGSLVNPELLDYCKEGCEIHNSAYMDLGEIVDVMKKGVKENKSVVRLQTGDFSIYGSIREQVEELAKEDIGYDCTPGVSSFLGASSALGVEYTVPEISQSVIITRMEGRTPVPEKESIESFAKHQTSMVIFLSVQEIEKVVSRLIEGGYTEETPIAVVYKATWKEEKIVKGNLKNIAAKVKEEGINKTALIMVGEFLGKEYNYSKLYDKEFKHEYRK; from the coding sequence ATAATGAAGATTCATTTCGTAGGAGCAGGACCAGGAGATAAGGAACTTATAACATTGAAAGGATACAAATTATTGAGCGAAGCCGATGTTGTTATATATGCTGGCTCTTTGGTTAATCCAGAACTTCTTGATTACTGTAAAGAAGGATGTGAAATTCATAATAGTGCTTATATGGATTTAGGAGAAATAGTAGATGTTATGAAAAAGGGAGTTAAGGAAAATAAGAGTGTTGTAAGACTTCAAACAGGAGACTTCTCTATATATGGATCAATTAGAGAACAAGTAGAAGAGCTTGCTAAAGAAGATATAGGATATGACTGTACACCAGGAGTTAGTTCATTCCTTGGAGCATCATCTGCACTTGGAGTTGAGTACACAGTACCTGAAATATCTCAAAGTGTTATCATAACTAGAATGGAAGGAAGAACTCCAGTACCAGAGAAAGAGTCTATAGAGTCTTTTGCAAAGCATCAAACGTCTATGGTTATATTCTTATCCGTTCAAGAAATAGAGAAGGTTGTATCTAGACTTATTGAGGGTGGATATACAGAAGAAACTCCAATTGCAGTTGTATATAAGGCTACTTGGAAAGAAGAGAAAATAGTTAAAGGTAACTTAAAGAATATAGCTGCTAAGGTTAAAGAAGAAGGAATAAATAAAACAGCTCTTATAATGGTTGGAGAATTTCTTGGCAAAGAGTACAATTACTCAAAATTGTACGATAAGGAATTTAAGCATGAATACAGAAAGTAA
- the cbiG gene encoding cobalt-precorrin 5A hydrolase, with amino-acid sequence MNTESNKAVIALTSNGKNLALNIKKYMKCDVYVNNKILCDNTMPVKGKFKEFVGEIFYKYDYLIFIMATGIVVRSICPYIKDKTQDPAIIVMDEKGNNVISLLSGHIGGANEMTIKLSDYLNSNPVITTATDVNNKSALDMIIKKIDAHIDDFKQNVKRVNSYLVEGKKVGIYMEENYDIDTRGFVLIKDKNNIKDIDTLIYITNKKYIDIKHKDIIKLTPKNIVLSVGCRRDIDSNLMYESFEDFLNKKDIDINSIKVVGSVDLKKYEKAIIDLANKLGVKFEIVSREEILKVEDKFEKSEFVKKSIGVYSVVEPVSYILSGENLIANKTKYKGITFGLGRLK; translated from the coding sequence ATGAATACAGAAAGTAATAAAGCTGTAATAGCACTTACTTCAAATGGAAAAAATCTCGCACTTAACATAAAAAAGTATATGAAGTGCGATGTATACGTAAATAACAAGATCCTTTGTGATAACACTATGCCTGTAAAAGGAAAATTCAAAGAATTTGTAGGAGAGATATTCTATAAATACGATTATTTGATATTTATAATGGCAACTGGTATTGTAGTCAGAAGTATTTGCCCTTATATAAAGGATAAGACTCAAGACCCAGCTATAATAGTAATGGATGAGAAGGGAAATAATGTTATAAGTCTTTTATCTGGTCATATAGGTGGAGCAAATGAGATGACTATAAAGCTAAGTGATTATCTAAATTCTAATCCAGTTATAACTACTGCTACAGATGTAAACAATAAATCAGCGCTTGATATGATAATAAAAAAAATAGATGCTCATATAGATGATTTTAAACAAAATGTAAAAAGAGTAAATTCATATCTTGTAGAAGGCAAAAAAGTAGGTATATACATGGAAGAAAATTATGATATAGATACTAGGGGTTTTGTATTAATAAAAGATAAAAATAATATTAAAGATATAGATACTTTAATTTACATAACTAATAAGAAATATATAGATATAAAACATAAGGATATTATAAAGTTAACTCCTAAGAATATTGTTTTATCAGTCGGGTGTAGAAGAGACATTGATTCTAATCTGATGTATGAGTCCTTTGAAGATTTTTTAAATAAAAAAGATATAGATATAAACTCTATAAAGGTAGTTGGAAGTGTAGATCTTAAAAAATATGAGAAGGCTATAATTGATTTAGCAAACAAGCTTGGAGTAAAGTTTGAAATAGTATCTAGAGAAGAAATACTAAAAGTTGAAGATAAATTTGAAAAATCAGAGTTTGTAAAGAAATCTATTGGGGTATATTCAGTAGTTGAGCCAGTTTCGTATATATTAAGTGGCGAAAATTTGATTGCAAACAAAACAAAGTATAAAGGAATAACTTTTGGATTGGGGAGATTAAAATGA
- the cobJ gene encoding precorrin-3B C(17)-methyltransferase, translated as MIYVIGIGPGSKDLMTNEAIEALEKSEVIVGYKTYINLVEEFIKDKEVVQNGMRKEIERCQDAIDKAKEGKEVAVISSGDSGIYGMAGLILELVTKQNLDIDVKIVPGVTASIGAAAVLGAPIMHDFCHISLSDLLTPWDVIEKRLKLAAEADFVICLYNPRSKGRKDHLKRAFEIMGEFKSGDIPVGIVKDVARDGQCKQVVKYKDVDFETVDMTTIVIIGNKSTYIHEDKMITPRGYVI; from the coding sequence ATGATTTATGTAATAGGAATAGGCCCAGGTAGCAAAGATTTGATGACTAATGAAGCTATAGAAGCTCTAGAAAAAAGTGAAGTTATAGTAGGATATAAAACTTATATAAATTTAGTTGAAGAATTTATAAAAGACAAAGAAGTAGTTCAAAATGGAATGAGAAAAGAAATAGAGAGATGTCAAGATGCTATAGATAAGGCTAAAGAAGGTAAGGAAGTTGCTGTTATAAGTAGTGGAGATAGCGGAATATATGGGATGGCAGGTCTTATTCTTGAACTTGTGACTAAACAAAACTTAGATATAGATGTAAAAATTGTACCTGGAGTTACTGCTAGCATAGGAGCAGCAGCTGTACTTGGAGCACCTATTATGCATGATTTTTGTCATATAAGCCTTAGTGACCTACTTACTCCTTGGGATGTTATAGAAAAAAGACTAAAGCTTGCTGCTGAAGCTGACTTTGTAATATGTTTATATAATCCTAGAAGCAAAGGTAGAAAGGACCACTTAAAGAGAGCATTTGAAATAATGGGTGAGTTTAAGTCTGGAGATATACCTGTTGGAATAGTTAAGGACGTAGCTAGAGATGGTCAGTGTAAGCAAGTTGTAAAATACAAGGATGTAGATTTTGAAACAGTTGATATGACTACTATTGTAATAATAGGAAATAAATCCACTTATATACATGAAGATAAAATGATAACTCCAAGGGGTTATGTTATATGA